GTTCGTCCTGACCGTGCTCGCGCCGCAAACCGCCGCCGCATCCCTGTTGATGTTGTCGATTGCCGCGTTCGGCATCTGGGGCGCGCTCGGACCGTTCTGGGCCATGCCCACCGCGTTTCTCCGCGGCACGGCGGCCGCCGGCGGCATTGCCATCGTCAACTCGATCGGCAACATCGGCGGCTTCGCGGGACCGTTCGCGATCGGGTGGGTGCGGGATGCGACCGGCAGCTTCGAGGGTGGGCTGCTGGTGCTCGCCGGTGTCCTCGTCGTCGGCGCCGCAATCGCGCTCAGCCTGCCGAAGACGACTTCAATAGCGCAATAACGGCCATGTGCCGTCCAAGTGGCAGGGCTCGTCGTCAGAATAGTGGTCGAACTCGTTTCCTTGTCAGGAGGTTGCCATGTCACGCCGCCTCGTTGTCTCGATTTTCTTCAGCGCGCTCGTCGCCGGTTTGCCGGCTGCATTGGCCGATCCCGTGATTGCCTCGGGGGCACAAGCCGGGCAGGTCTACGAGCCGGGCAGCGGCGTCGTCATGCCCACCGTCGTCGGGGAGGTCAAACCCGGGTACACGGCCGAGGCCAAGGCCAACCGTATCCAAGGCTCGGTCTTGTTGAGCATTGTGGTGCAGGCCGATGGCACCGTCGGCAACGTGGAAGTGACCCGGTCGCTGGACACCAAGTACGGCCTGGACCAGTCGGCGGTGGCCGCCGCCAGGCAATGGACATTCAAACCAGGCACCAGGGACGGCAAGCCCGTCGCCGTCCGCATTGAGCTCGAGATGACTTTCACGCTCAGGAAGTAGACGAACCGCCCACCACTGCGGCCACCGTGCGCAGCAGCGTCTCGGCGGTGTACGGTTTGGCCAGGAACGACTGCACGCCGGCGCGGACCGGGGCCAACGGGCCGCGGCCCTGGCTGACGCCGCTGGCGGCGATGATCCGCACCTGGGGATTCATCTTCAGCAGCACCTGGATCGTGGCCGGTCCATCCATCACCGGCATCATCATGTCCACGATCACCGCGGCAATACCGTCGCGCCACTGCGCGTAGGCGCTGACGCCCTCGGCGCCGTCCGAGGCTTCGAGCACCGTGTAGCCGAACGCCTCCAGCGCCTGGCGCGTGACCTTTCTGACGGCCGCCTCGTCATCGATCACCAGCACCCGCTCGCCGTGGCCGCGCGGCAACGTGGCGCCGTCGATGGCGAGGTCGCTCGCCGGTCCCGACCACTCCGGCAGGCAGATCTCGAAGGTCGTGCCCTTCCCCACTTCGCTACGGACGCGGATGAACCCGCCATGCGCCTTGACGATGGCCTGTGACGTCGACAGGCCGAGCCCCGTGCCCTTGCCGACATCCTTGGTGGTGAAGAACGGATCGAACATCTTGTCGGCCACCTCGGGCGGAATGCCGGTGCCGTTGTCAGCGATCGCCAGCACCACGTGCTTGCCAGGCGAGGCGTCGGGCACCATCGCCGCGTACTGCTCGTCGATCTCGAGGCGCGACACCGACAACGTCAGGACGCCGCCACCGGGCATCGCGTCGCGCGCGTTGACGCACAGGTTCATCAGCACCTGGTGAAGCTGGGTCGGGTCGCCCGACACCACCCATTGCCCTGGCGGGATGTTGGTGCGCACCTGGATCGTCTTCAGGAACGTCTCGTTGGCGATCTTCTCCACGTCGCGCACGAGCGGCGCCAGGTCGACGGGCAACTGCCGGCTTTCCACGCCCCTGGCGAACGACAGCACTTGCCTCACCATGTCGGCGCCGCGCGCCGCGCTGGCCTCGATGGTGACCAGCAGATCCATCCGCGAGGCGTCGGTTTCGTCCTCCTTGAGCAGGGCCACGCCCAGCAGGATCGGCGACAGCGCGTTGTTGAGGTCGTGCGCGATGCCTCCGGCCAGCGTGCCAATGCTCTCCAGCCGCTGGGCGCGCAGGAACTGCTCCTGCAGGCGCCTGGCCTCGGTGATGTCTTCG
This genomic interval from Vicinamibacterales bacterium contains the following:
- a CDS encoding energy transducer TonB; this encodes MSRRLVVSIFFSALVAGLPAALADPVIASGAQAGQVYEPGSGVVMPTVVGEVKPGYTAEAKANRIQGSVLLSIVVQADGTVGNVEVTRSLDTKYGLDQSAVAAARQWTFKPGTRDGKPVAVRIELEMTFTLRK